Proteins found in one Quercus robur chromosome 2, dhQueRobu3.1, whole genome shotgun sequence genomic segment:
- the LOC126712551 gene encoding uncharacterized protein LOC126712551, whose amino-acid sequence MYSVSKMKFDRKPPLAKSPTRLRPRRVLRSNSTPVPMQTPPGSLTKSEKPSRRWDMEESELRPEYRSISCELRALARMVSDEFGKGDSDNTNGGVSNSVCPDSSTLFERGRFYEEYSARRNERLRRKKSEARDERKSFYNLGVNVESAKRGSTSKKIQSLRRSVSAAYSVEKSEIVAPTPRYMLRSMSKENKKPPLATTYGKSVIGSERKVGARRVLRD is encoded by the exons ATGTATTCTGTATCGAAAATGAAGTTCGATCGCAAGCCTCCGCTTGCTAAATCCCCAACCCGGCTTCGGCCTCGCCGTGTTCTTCGCTCGAACTCAACCCCTGTGCCTATGCAAACTCCTCCAG GCTCTTTGACAAAATCTGAGAAACCGAGCCGCAGATGGGACATGGAGGAATCGGAACTTCGACCCGAGTACCGTTCCATTTCGTGCGAGTTACGTGCTTTGGCAAGGATGGTCAGCGATGAATTTGGCAAAGGAGATTCGGACAACACTAATGGTGGGGTGTCCAATTCTGTGTGTCCAGACTCAAGCACTTTGTTTGAGAGGGGTCGGTTTTACGAGGAGTATTCTGCTAGAAGGAATGAGAGGCTGAGGAGGAAGAAGAGTGAGGCAAGGGATGAGAGGAAGAGTTTTTACAATCTGGGTGTCAATGTGGAATCTGCCAAAAGGGGTAGCACTTCTAAGAAGATTCAGAGTCTGAGGAGATCGGTTTCCGCGGCTTACTCGGTGGAGAAGAGCGAGATTGTGGCTCCGACTCCGAGGTATATGCTGAGAAGCATGAGCAAGGAGAATAAGAAACCCCCTCTGGCTACGACTTACGGGAAATCTGTGATTGGTTCTGAGAGAAAAGTTGGGGCTCGAAGGGTTCTGAGAGACTGA